In Caloenas nicobarica isolate bCalNic1 unplaced genomic scaffold, bCalNic1.hap1 Scaffold_1519, whole genome shotgun sequence, a single window of DNA contains:
- the LOC136002695 gene encoding collagen alpha-1(I) chain-like encodes EFKGDPGVRGGTQEFGRDPGVRGGPRSSEGPRSSGGPRSSGGTQECGGTQEFGGDPGVREGTQECGGTQEFGGDPGVRGDPGVRGGTQECGGTQEFGGDPGVRGDPGVRGDPGVRGDPGVQGDPGVRGDPGVRGDPGVRGGTQECGRGPRSSGGTQEFRRDPGVQEGPRSAGGGTLGVLGTPGGVGVPSHTPCPAPPSAAEAPGGPGGGLGAAVSWAVTGVSALGARIMGHGGGAPAPPPRAPPDGPAEGPPEGTPDGPAEGTPEETPDGPPEGTPDGPPEGTPEGTPEGTPEGTPEETPEGTPAGPPAPPQEPPPAERPLQDPDGWDDWGSLEDMELPHSPSPPATRQDGGAAPPPAPGGGAAEGDGGWGVGGEWGSEDAWEEPAGSRGGPPPRRPGPQSPRDPPGPPPGSGQQQRRREPEPKRRGGPRGPPRAGPQKLGTRKLD; translated from the exons GAGTTcaagggggacccaggagtgcggggagggacccaggagttcgggagggacccaggagtgcgggggggacccaggagttcggagggacccaggagttcggggggacccaggagttcgggggggacccaggagtgcggggggacccaggagttcgggggggacccaggagttcgggaggggactcaggagtgcggggggacccaggagttcgggggggacccaggagtgcggggggacccaggagttcggggagggacccaggagtgcggggggacccaggagttcgggggggacccaggagttcggggggacccaggagtgcggggggacccaggagttcggggggacccaggagttcagggggacccaggagtgcggggggacccaggagttcggggggacccaggagtgcggggggggacccaggagtgcgggaggggacccaggagttcgggagggacccaggagttcaggagggacccaggagttcaggagggacccaggagtgcagGAGGTGGGACactgggggtgttggggacaccggggggtgTTGGGGTCCCCTCTCAcaccccctgcccagccccccCCAGCGCGGCCGAGgccccgggggggcccgggggggggtTGGGCGCCGCCGTGTCCTGGGCCGTCACCGGGGTCAGCGCCCTGGGCGCGCGGATCATGGGCCACGGGGGgggcgcccccgccccgcccccccgggcgCCCCCCGACGGACCCGCCGAGGGACCCCCCGAGGGAACCCCCGACGGACCCGCCGAGGGAACCCCCGAGGAAACCCCCGATGGACCCCCCGAGGGAACCCCCGATGGACCCCCCGAGGGAACCCCCGAGGGAACCCCCGAGGGAACCCCCGAGGGAACCCCCGAGGAAACCCCCGAGGGAACCCCCGCCgggccccccgcccccccgcaaG agcccccccccGCGGAGCGCCCCCTGCAGGACCCCGACGGGTGGGACGACTGGGGCAGCCTGGAg gacatggagctgccccacagcccctccccccccgccacgCGGCAGGACGGGggggccgcccctccccccgccccgggcgggggggccgcggaGGGggatggggggtggggggtggggggcgaGTGGGGCAGCGAGGACGCCTGGGAGGAGCCGGCGGGAAGCAGGGGCGGGCCCCCCCCCCGACGCCCGGGACCCCAAagcccccgggaccccccagggccccccccgggctcggggcagcagcagcggcgccGGGAGCCGGAGCCCAAacgccgggggggtccccggggccCCCCCAGAGCGGGACCCCAGAAACTGGGGACCCGGAAACTCGActga